A portion of the Pseudomonadota bacterium genome contains these proteins:
- a CDS encoding histidine kinase, producing MITKPNIDLTAPRIKDRHDVRHILLDYLYTIIISLVIAAFLSIIGISKPFLVNLVMSLSFGISICTLAVLLFRLINPELDKALSIILILIASVVGGMIVGSYVGHFILRRFFPFMISTDDTHVLKTFVMALFFGGTACYFFYSSARLKSIREAVEKEKFNRLASEKAVLEYNLKLLQAQIEPHFLFNTLSNVLSLIDTEPAKGKSMLMDLISYLRTSLSRTLPETTTLDQEISSIKAYLNIQQIRMGERLSFVIDVPDEIREYPLPPMLLQPLVENAIKHGLEPSIEGGKISIKAVEENNLIRIEVLDTGAGFSSGNEAGVGIRNVSERIRLLYGQAGRLILEENKPNGVKAIIEVPKHDV from the coding sequence ATGATCACCAAGCCAAATATTGATCTAACGGCACCCCGCATTAAAGACCGTCATGATGTCAGGCACATACTCCTGGATTATCTTTATACAATCATCATATCCCTTGTGATCGCTGCATTTCTCAGCATAATCGGCATCTCAAAACCGTTTCTTGTTAATCTTGTCATGTCCCTGTCCTTTGGGATATCAATCTGCACTCTCGCCGTTTTGCTGTTCAGGCTCATCAATCCGGAACTGGACAAGGCCTTATCAATAATTCTCATACTAATAGCCAGTGTTGTCGGTGGAATGATAGTAGGTTCCTATGTGGGTCATTTTATACTCCGACGCTTTTTCCCTTTCATGATAAGTACGGACGACACCCATGTTCTCAAGACCTTTGTCATGGCCCTTTTTTTTGGTGGCACAGCCTGCTATTTCTTTTATTCCAGTGCGCGGTTAAAATCCATCAGGGAAGCTGTGGAAAAAGAAAAGTTCAATCGTCTCGCAAGCGAAAAGGCGGTTCTTGAGTACAACCTGAAGCTGCTCCAGGCACAGATTGAGCCACATTTCCTCTTCAACACCCTTTCCAATGTTTTAAGCCTTATAGATACAGAGCCGGCCAAGGGTAAGTCCATGCTGATGGACCTAATCAGTTATCTTCGCACATCTCTATCAAGGACGCTGCCTGAGACAACTACGCTGGATCAGGAAATAAGCAGTATTAAGGCCTATCTAAATATCCAGCAAATCAGGATGGGTGAGAGGCTGAGTTTTGTGATTGATGTTCCCGATGAAATCAGAGAATATCCCTTGCCCCCTATGCTGCTTCAGCCTCTGGTTGAGAATGCAATAAAGCACGGCCTTGAACCGAGCATTGAGGGCGGAAAAATATCGATTAAAGCTGTGGAAGAAAATAACCTGATAAGGATAGAGGTACTGGACACAGGAGCCGGGTTTTCATCCGGAAATGAAGCCGGGGTAGGCATCAGAAATGTGAGTGAGCGCATCAGGCTGCTTTATGGCCAGGCAGGTCGTTTAATATTAGAAGAGAACAAACCGAATGGCGTAAAGGCTATCATCGAGGTGCCGAAGCATGACGTATAA